A stretch of the Dioscorea cayenensis subsp. rotundata cultivar TDr96_F1 chromosome 4, TDr96_F1_v2_PseudoChromosome.rev07_lg8_w22 25.fasta, whole genome shotgun sequence genome encodes the following:
- the LOC120258420 gene encoding exportin-4 isoform X3, whose product MDFLESLVSEFSPSTATSMGLPREFHELCQLSFEKNYLKEFYVWGQNAAVSFGDKIVGSAATTVSEIKVCSAALRLMCQILNWSFKQAASVSGPSSSKTHAFSSGIRHDTLLLKKFERSLVEPGPAWHDVLISSGHTIWILNLYEALRQKYSSDNLSWIESPLAVSARQLIVQLCSLSGSIFPSDNGQMQIKHLTQILSAIIKWIEPADLILEAITTEHRDSEVLDACHALLSIATLTDCMLFDNLLRSVRPFGTLRVLATLTCEVVKAYTASADEDDRWSSEALDILLEAWGVVLGRSDFTKTSISTEAVADTANLFNVIVESYLNAAARTALDDDNQSEHFHASISRRDEMLRSYSLIARAAADVTVPFLVRLFSERVSLLLSQKSTNDAISLLEELYWLLLITGHVLTDSGEGETILVPEALQASFSNIPEEAQHPVVVLSWSIISFARHSLNPETRTCYFSPRLMEAVIWFLARWADTYVMPLDGTKGHICTPHESQVSKRVLHSFAGENDQGKLVLDTIVRISMVALSSYPGENELQTMTCHHLLVALVRRRNVCAHLVTLESWAGIANAFVNERTLFQLNARVQRYLAQALVSAAFGLKDSEASNQYVRNLLGPMTTYLKDISIQNNLKGFAQQADVIYTVICLMERLRGAMRATQPRTQKATFEMGHAVMDSLLTLLEVYKNQSAVVYQILKFVVDLVDAQVTFLNAEDTSILVSFCLQLLKVYSSHNIGKISLSLSSSLQSEAQFEKYKDLRALLQLLVHLCSKDLVDFSSGSDEADSPEIANVVFIGLHIITPLISLDLLKYPKLSFDYFALLSHMLEVYPEKVAQLNKDAFAHIAHTLDFGLHGQDIDVVDRCLRAVDALVSYHFKSRVKGEEGLGAYAIDCQGTNGELQESILKHFLRILLQLLLFEDFRMELVGSMADALLPLLLCEHDSYQRMVHELLERQSNPDTKTRLADALQRLTSTNQLTSSLERSNRQRFRKNLQIFLTDISGYMRTKVDMHNRKAAKPVLPYISLSLPGQLMLFTLASLLKKIKENQ is encoded by the exons ATGGATTTTTTGGAATCATTG GTATCAGAATTTTCTCCCTCCACTGCTACATCCATGGGGCTGCCCAGAGAGTTTCACGAGCTGTGCCAGTTATCATTTGAGAAGAACTATTTAAAG GAGTTCTATGTCTGGGGCCAAAATGCTGCAGTAAGTTTTGGGGATAAAATAGTAGGTTCTGCTGCGACAACCGTGTCCGAAATCAAGGTTTGCTCTGCAGCTTTGCGGCTCATGTGCCAGATTTTGAACTGGAGTTTCAAGCAGGCTGCCAGTGTTTCTGGTCCATCAAGTAGTAAAACACATGCTTTCTCGTCCGGAATCAGGCATGACACTCTGTTGCTGAAAAAATTTGAACGTTCACTTGTAGAG CCAGGGCCTGCATGGCATGATGTTCTTATATCAAGTGGACACACTATCTGGATTCTGAACTTATATGAGGCTCTTCGACAAAAGTATTCATCTGATAATTTGTCGTGGATTGAGTCTCCTCTTGCTGTTTCTGCTCGGCAGCTTATAGTTCAACTTTGCTCCTTGTCAGGGTCTATATTTCCCTCTG ATAATGGACAGATGCAAATCAAGCACCTGACGCAGATACTATCAGCAATAATCAAATGGATTGAGCCTGCAGATCTTATTTTGGAAGCAATCACAACTGAGCATAGAGACAG TGAAGTGCTTGATGCTTGCCATGCACTGCTTTCAATAGCAACCCTTACCGATTGCATGCTGTTTGACAATTTGCTAAGATCCGTAAG ACCTTTTGGTACACTCCGAGTGCTGGCTACCTTGACATGTGAAGTTGTAAAAGCCTATACTGCTAGTGCCGATGAGGATGATAGATGGAGTTCAGAGGCCCTGGACATCTTGTTAGAGGCATGGGGCGTCGTCCTTGGG AGATCAGATTTTACCAAAACTTCAATTTCAACTGAAGCTGTTGCTGATACTGCCAATTTGTTCAATGTTATTGTTGAATCTTACCTCAATG CTGCTGCCAGGACAGCCTTGGATGATGACAATCAGTCAGAGCACTTTCATGCCTCTATTTCAA GAAGGGATGAAATGCTGAGGTCATATTCTCTTATTGCTCGGGCAGCAGCTGATGTCACTGTGCCTTTTCTTGTGAGGCTTTTTTCTGAACGTGTTTCCTTACTACTTAGTCAG AAAAGTACAAATGATGCCATTAGCCTTTTGGAAGAACTCTATTGGCTGTTGTTGATAACTGGTCACGTCCTCACAGATTCAGGGGAGGGAGAGACAATACTT GTCCCAGAAGCATTACAAGCCAGCTTTTCAAATATTCCGGAAGAAGCCCAACATCCTGTTGTAGTGCTTTCCTG GTCGATTATTAGTTTTGCCAGACACAGCTTAAATCCAGAAACAAGGACATGTTACTTCAGTCCTCGTCTAATGGAG GCAGTCATATGGTTCCTTGCTAGGTGGGCGGATACATACGTAATGCCACTTGACGGAACTAAGGGTCACATTTGCACACCTCACGAATCACAAGTTTCTAAAAGGGTTCTGCATAGTTTTGCTGGGGAAAATGATCAAGGAAAGCTGGTACTTGATACTATTGTTCGCATCTCCATGGTGGCACTCTCATCTTATCCTGGGGAGAATGAACTGCAG ACAATGACATGTCACCATCTTCTTGTTGCACTTGTTCGGCGGAGAAATGTTTGCGCTCACCTTGTTACTTTG GAATCCTGGGCAGGTATAGCAAATGCCTTTGTAAATGAAAGGACTTTGTTTCAACTAAATGCTCGAGTCCAA CGTTATCTTGCACAAGCGCTTGTTTCTGCAGCTTTTGGCCTCAAAGATTCTGAGGCATCAAATCA GTATGTCAGGAATCTCCTGGGACCAATGACCACATACCTTAAAGATATCTCTATTCAAAATAATCTCAAGGGTTTTGCCCAGCAAGCTGATGTAATATACACG GTTATTTGTTTGATGGAGCGACTAAGGGGAGCTATGAGGGCAACTCAACCAAGAACTCAAAAGGCTACTTTTGAGATGGGTCATGCCGTGATGGACTCCCTGTTGACTCTTCTAGAAGTATACAAAAATCAG TCTGCAGTGGTGTACCAGATACTCAAATTTGTGGTTGATTTGGTTGATGCACAAGTCACGTTTTTGAATGCTGAAGACACATCGATCTTGGTTAGCTTCTGCTTGCAGCTGCTAAAAGTTTACTCTTCTCATAACATTGGTAAG ATCTCGCTATCTCTTTCTTCTAGCTTGCAAAGTGAGGCCCAATTTGAGAAGTACAAAGACTTGCGTGCTTTGCTTCAGCTCCTGGTTCATTTGTGTTCGAAGGATCTG GTTGATTTCTCATCAGGTTCTGATGAGGCGGATAGCCCAGAAATCGCTAAT GTCGTGTTCATTGGACTTCACATTATTACTCCTCTTATATCTTTGGATCTTCTGAAATACCCCAAACTCAGTTTTGAT TATTTTGCACTTTTATCACACATGTTAGAAGTGTACCCTGAGAAGGTTGCTCAATTGAACAAGGATGCCTTTGCTCATATTGCTCATACCCTTGATTTTGGACTTCATGGCCAG GACATTGATGTTGTTGATAGGTGTTTGAGAGCAGTCGATGCTCTTGTGTCATATCACTTCAAGTCAAGGGTTAAAGGGGAGGAAGGTTTGGGTGCATATGCCATAGATTGTCAAGGCACAAATGGTGAACTACAGGAGAGTATCTTGAAGCATTTCCTACGGATTCTTCTGCAACTACTACTTTTTGAAGATTTCAG AATGGAACTTGTTGGCTCCATGGCAGATGCTCTTCTTCCATTACTTCTTTGCGAGCATGATTCATACCAA AGAATGGTGCATGAGCTCCTGGAAAGACAGTCAAATCCTGATACGAAAACCAGGCTAGCTGACGCATTACAGCGCCTCACAAGCACAAACCAGCTCACTTCATCTCTTGAAAGATCAAACCGCCAACGATTCAGGAAAAATCTCCAGATATTCTTGACAGATATTTCTGGCTACATGAGGACAAAAGTAGACATGCACAACAGAAAAGCAGCAAAGCCAGTTTTACCATATAtatccctttcccttccggggCAGCTGATGCTGTTCACTTTAGCatcattactaaaaaaaatcaaagaaaatcagTGA